A single window of Rubripirellula lacrimiformis DNA harbors:
- a CDS encoding DUF4347 domain-containing protein — MTTSDRSRPVRLWQPVDDRATVSGEPIEMNSDGPATRLPATRRELVIVDRSAADYEKLVEDVMSQADEDRVLTVVLLDADRDGVEQVSRILATRSELSALHIVSHSEQGALRLGNLWANPQTMMTNAGPICLWGNALGQTGQIILYGCDLDQSSEGRDLIADLSALTGADIVVGDQATITSHRRGDRRRPIANGAERELDNGADRDSNNVAERPSVLGIRRPEIQDVVMLAKPARAETDADADADNETGTTDPVPDSETFTFDATSVSTGSSTTYCPLIVLMLPANGGEGTSVANVLDRSDVSSVGMHLSISQLIVADQSGGDPATDTIDHPFLRDASGAPLKVPGIAGESCVGTEAALDFAVCGQFQLTGPMTESPIASDNIVRKSEHNFDIAPLDVGTSADPTIQPPNDRPECEVAQGLTATPMDHTITEQADRWHVRKRVVDTEYVESGRRRRDSVVGDLVNYHITVDVPNNGASNLQLTDVLPAGLSYVGATIETSPGLRTSIGSFDDVLNNASITGAAVPWINDGRKISFNFGDVHNRSRNRSTTEQIRVNVTTVIVKITKQPDDDNQANRVQVPSAAVAPQTTTMTTTKTTTPDTMVRNPNQVDIIESSAARGLPTRPITVLETHVNSSFASPWDSDSTSAVAEDTLAIWNPLDFGSTVDQVTNIDRFASAGTIESVTSSDICVASDQVQADSSVLVCSLVNDAGDERAIDSVHFVGLEHDDVFGIRESDIQSTTDEDRVRGDASREFPRTKHSGQERDVGDLGSRSAISNHASSQPWSRIDRVIDVDDCDRRWPLNRSHDASWIDCRTLGLGRRSVCSNESG, encoded by the coding sequence ATGACGACATCCGATCGAAGCCGTCCCGTTCGCCTCTGGCAACCTGTGGACGACCGCGCGACCGTCAGCGGTGAACCAATCGAGATGAACAGCGATGGCCCCGCCACAAGATTGCCGGCAACGCGCAGAGAATTGGTGATCGTCGACCGCAGTGCGGCTGACTACGAAAAGTTGGTCGAAGATGTGATGAGCCAGGCGGATGAGGATCGCGTCCTGACCGTTGTCTTGCTGGACGCCGATCGCGATGGTGTCGAACAGGTGTCGCGGATCTTGGCGACGCGAAGTGAGCTGAGCGCGCTGCACATTGTTTCGCACAGCGAGCAAGGTGCACTGCGACTTGGGAACCTATGGGCGAATCCCCAGACAATGATGACCAATGCCGGTCCCATTTGTTTGTGGGGCAATGCGCTGGGCCAGACCGGTCAGATCATCCTGTATGGTTGCGACTTGGACCAGTCGTCCGAGGGACGCGATCTGATCGCCGACCTTTCGGCACTGACCGGTGCAGACATTGTCGTTGGCGACCAGGCCACCATCACGTCCCACCGTCGTGGGGATCGGCGACGTCCAATCGCCAACGGGGCAGAGCGGGAACTCGACAATGGGGCCGATCGGGATAGCAACAATGTTGCCGAGCGACCGAGCGTTCTCGGTATCCGCCGTCCGGAAATTCAGGACGTCGTCATGCTCGCCAAACCCGCCCGGGCGGAAACGGATGCGGATGCGGATGCGGACAACGAGACGGGAACGACTGATCCGGTTCCCGATAGCGAGACGTTCACGTTCGATGCGACCTCCGTCAGCACTGGATCGAGCACCACCTACTGTCCTTTGATCGTTCTGATGCTGCCGGCCAATGGTGGTGAAGGAACGAGTGTCGCAAACGTGTTGGACCGGTCTGACGTATCGTCGGTGGGCATGCATCTGTCGATTTCCCAACTGATCGTCGCCGACCAAAGCGGCGGCGATCCCGCGACCGACACGATCGATCACCCCTTCCTTCGTGATGCGTCGGGCGCGCCACTGAAAGTCCCTGGGATAGCCGGTGAAAGCTGCGTCGGCACAGAAGCCGCCCTGGATTTCGCTGTGTGCGGCCAGTTCCAGCTGACCGGGCCAATGACCGAGTCACCGATCGCAAGCGACAATATTGTCCGGAAATCTGAACACAATTTCGACATCGCACCGCTGGATGTCGGGACATCCGCAGACCCGACAATCCAGCCTCCCAACGATCGTCCAGAATGTGAAGTCGCCCAGGGTTTGACGGCGACGCCGATGGACCACACCATCACCGAACAGGCCGACAGATGGCACGTCCGCAAACGCGTCGTCGATACCGAGTACGTCGAATCTGGAAGACGCAGACGCGATTCTGTCGTCGGTGACTTGGTGAACTACCACATCACAGTCGATGTCCCGAACAACGGCGCCAGCAACCTGCAGCTGACCGATGTGCTTCCCGCTGGTCTCAGCTACGTCGGCGCCACGATCGAGACTTCCCCTGGTTTGCGAACCAGCATCGGCAGCTTTGATGATGTCCTGAACAATGCATCCATCACCGGCGCTGCCGTGCCCTGGATCAACGATGGCCGAAAAATCTCATTCAACTTTGGCGATGTGCACAACCGCAGTCGGAACAGAAGCACGACGGAACAAATTCGCGTGAATGTGACGACCGTGATCGTGAAGATCACCAAGCAACCGGATGACGACAACCAAGCCAATCGGGTGCAAGTTCCTTCCGCGGCCGTGGCTCCCCAAACGACGACAATGACGACGACAAAGACCACGACACCTGACACCATGGTCAGAAATCCCAACCAAGTCGATATCATCGAAAGTTCGGCCGCCCGGGGATTGCCCACACGCCCCATCACGGTCTTGGAAACGCACGTTAATTCAAGCTTCGCATCGCCTTGGGATTCGGATTCGACCAGCGCCGTCGCCGAAGACACCCTTGCAATCTGGAACCCACTGGATTTCGGATCGACAGTGGATCAAGTGACAAACATCGACCGCTTCGCCAGCGCAGGAACGATAGAATCAGTTACCTCGAGTGACATCTGCGTAGCCAGCGATCAAGTGCAGGCGGATTCGTCGGTCCTTGTTTGCAGCTTGGTGAACGACGCCGGGGACGAGCGAGCGATCGATTCAGTGCACTTCGTCGGGTTGGAACATGATGACGTGTTCGGAATCCGCGAAAGCGACATTCAAAGCACCACCGACGAAGATCGGGTACGAGGCGATGCGTCTCGCGAATTTCCCCGGACCAAACATTCCGGTCAGGAACGCGACGTTGGTGATCTCGGCTCGCGATCGGCGATCAGCAACCATGCATCCTCGCAGCCCTGGTCGCGGATCGACCGGGTCATCGACGTGGATGACTGCGATCGGCGTTGGCCTTTGAACCGTTCGCACGACGCATCGTGGATCGACTGCCGAACTCTCGGTCTGGGACGACGGTCGGTTTGTTCAAACGAATCCGGATGA
- a CDS encoding protein kinase domain-containing protein — translation MSEPETTIDWSIQIRLIRNQFEAALRAGETLDGMDSWLRRVPDEHQESLQVLLEQCRHSIGNDSIETRILASDAAIAAASSQSIDVGDLGHGSAVNQCKTFAGLAADASESLQTKLVQRSFPRGTTLLVQGKPATGLHLLLSGTVDIVDVKTGERIDIDGAGSVLGEMSLLTGQNCSANVVATCDVQSLTLSATDYHELKARHPEIEIALSQLVSDRLGGRNHDALCGKEIGRYRLTRCINRGGMGVVYEAQHVERGDWVALKMLRHRFIYNDAMQSRFDQEAVLLAGLRHRNVVTFQENFLAYRTRFLVLDLCDGSDLFRVLREHGALGEAGTRAVLGQIAKGLQYAHDSNVIHRDLKPGNVLVSRDGCVKLTDFGLSKLLESEVTDGKAVGTPAYMPPEQFRSGEIGPPCDWYALGCMATEMLTGRMLFRQTSWRDLYETKRTSIPTRDWPAIDASREMKNIIAGLLAPAASQRTADLEKISTWADEETVRSILVGGDVDR, via the coding sequence ATGTCTGAACCTGAAACCACCATCGATTGGTCAATCCAGATCCGGTTGATCCGCAACCAGTTCGAGGCGGCACTTCGCGCCGGCGAAACGCTTGACGGCATGGATTCATGGTTGCGACGGGTTCCCGACGAACATCAAGAGTCGCTGCAGGTCTTGTTGGAGCAGTGCCGTCACTCGATCGGTAACGATTCGATCGAAACCAGGATCCTGGCGTCGGATGCTGCTATTGCTGCCGCGTCGTCGCAGTCGATCGATGTCGGCGACCTAGGGCATGGATCTGCCGTGAACCAGTGCAAGACATTCGCAGGGTTGGCGGCAGACGCGAGTGAGTCGCTGCAAACCAAACTCGTTCAACGCTCTTTCCCGCGCGGCACCACGTTGCTGGTCCAAGGCAAACCGGCAACCGGTTTGCATCTGTTGCTTAGCGGTACGGTCGATATCGTCGATGTCAAAACCGGCGAACGAATCGATATCGATGGTGCCGGATCGGTGCTCGGTGAGATGTCATTGCTGACAGGTCAAAATTGTTCAGCCAATGTGGTCGCGACTTGCGATGTTCAATCGCTGACATTGTCGGCAACCGACTATCACGAACTGAAAGCACGTCATCCGGAGATCGAGATCGCGCTGAGCCAGTTGGTCAGCGATCGTCTGGGGGGGCGAAATCATGACGCACTATGCGGCAAAGAAATTGGCCGATATCGCCTGACGCGTTGTATCAATCGCGGTGGCATGGGGGTGGTCTACGAAGCTCAGCATGTCGAACGTGGCGATTGGGTCGCGTTGAAGATGTTGCGGCATCGATTCATTTACAACGATGCAATGCAGTCGCGTTTCGACCAAGAAGCCGTGTTGCTTGCCGGACTGCGACATCGCAACGTCGTGACGTTCCAGGAAAACTTCCTTGCCTATCGCACTCGTTTCCTGGTCTTGGATCTGTGCGATGGGTCCGATCTGTTCCGAGTGCTTCGCGAACACGGTGCGCTGGGCGAGGCCGGCACGCGTGCTGTGTTGGGACAGATCGCAAAAGGTCTTCAGTATGCCCATGACAGCAACGTCATCCATCGCGATTTGAAGCCAGGCAATGTGCTGGTCAGCCGCGATGGATGCGTCAAGTTGACGGACTTCGGCCTCAGCAAACTGCTGGAGTCCGAAGTGACCGATGGCAAGGCCGTCGGAACCCCCGCCTACATGCCGCCCGAACAGTTTCGAAGCGGCGAAATCGGTCCACCCTGCGACTGGTACGCGCTGGGTTGCATGGCGACCGAAATGTTGACCGGTCGGATGTTGTTCCGGCAAACTAGTTGGCGCGACTTGTACGAAACAAAACGTACCAGCATTCCGACGCGTGACTGGCCAGCGATCGATGCTAGCCGCGAAATGAAGAACATCATCGCGGGGTTGTTGGCACCCGCGGCAAGTCAGCGAACGGCCGACTTGGAAAAAATATCAACGTGGGCAGACGAGGAAACGGTACGATCCATCCTGGTCGGTGGCGACGTCGATCGATAG
- the ppnP gene encoding pyrimidine/purine nucleoside phosphorylase codes for MKVNEYFDGKVTSIAFENQEGRATAGVMAVGEYEFGTSEKELMKVTSGELLIKLPGESEFQSFPSGTEFRVEANVKFAVKVEQTTAYLCFYS; via the coding sequence ATGAAAGTCAACGAATACTTCGACGGCAAAGTGACCTCCATCGCGTTCGAAAACCAAGAGGGCCGAGCCACCGCGGGCGTGATGGCGGTCGGCGAATACGAATTTGGCACCAGCGAAAAGGAACTGATGAAGGTCACTTCCGGCGAACTGTTGATCAAGTTGCCCGGTGAAAGCGAATTTCAGTCATTCCCGTCGGGCACCGAATTTCGCGTCGAAGCAAACGTCAAGTTCGCCGTCAAAGTCGAACAGACGACGGCCTATCTTTGCTTCTATAGCTAG